A single genomic interval of Mucilaginibacter boryungensis harbors:
- the tsaD gene encoding tRNA (adenosine(37)-N6)-threonylcarbamoyltransferase complex transferase subunit TsaD: MPVILGIESSCDETSASVCVDGGILSNVIANQTIHEAYGGVVPELASRVHQQNIIPAVQQAIINAKVNKNDIDAVAFTRGPGLLGSLLVGVSFAKAFALALNKPLIEVNHMQGHVLAHFIGDHKPQFPFLCLTVSGGHTQIVLVKDYFDMEIIGQTTDDAAGEALDKTSKVLGLPYPGGPLIDKYARQGNPDAYKFPEPQIPGYDFSFSGLKTSIMYFIRDNVKVNPNFLQENMADICASVEKRVVTILLNKLKKAATAYGIKDIALAGGVSANTGLRQGLNDLAQQQGWNAFIPKFEYCTDNAAMIAIAGYYKYLQGEFVDQDIAPLARMPF, from the coding sequence ATGCCTGTAATATTAGGAATTGAATCTTCATGCGATGAAACATCTGCCTCGGTTTGTGTTGATGGCGGGATATTAAGCAATGTAATTGCAAATCAAACCATTCACGAGGCTTATGGCGGCGTTGTGCCCGAACTGGCTTCACGCGTACATCAGCAAAATATCATTCCCGCAGTTCAGCAGGCAATAATTAACGCAAAAGTAAACAAAAATGATATTGATGCAGTAGCTTTTACACGTGGGCCGGGCCTTTTAGGTTCTTTATTGGTTGGGGTATCATTTGCTAAAGCGTTCGCGCTGGCCTTGAACAAGCCACTGATTGAGGTAAACCATATGCAAGGCCACGTTTTGGCACATTTTATTGGCGACCATAAACCTCAATTTCCATTTTTATGCCTTACGGTTTCGGGTGGTCACACACAGATCGTGCTGGTAAAAGATTATTTTGATATGGAGATCATTGGACAAACCACCGATGATGCCGCCGGCGAGGCATTGGATAAAACCAGCAAAGTGCTGGGACTACCCTATCCCGGCGGGCCATTAATAGATAAATACGCACGCCAGGGTAACCCCGATGCTTATAAATTCCCCGAACCGCAGATACCGGGTTATGATTTCAGCTTCAGCGGATTGAAAACATCCATTATGTATTTCATTCGCGATAACGTAAAGGTAAATCCCAATTTTTTGCAGGAGAACATGGCCGATATTTGCGCCTCGGTTGAAAAGCGTGTGGTGACTATATTACTAAACAAGTTAAAAAAAGCTGCTACAGCATACGGCATTAAAGATATCGCGCTGGCTGGCGGAGTATCGGCCAATACAGGCTTGCGCCAGGGTTTAAATGATTTGGCCCAGCAACAGGGCTGGAATGCATTTATCCCTAAGTTTGAGTACTGTACCGATAATGCCGCCATGATTGCCATTGCCGGTTATTACAAATATCTGCAAGGCGAATTTGTGGACCAGGATATTGCGCCGCTGGCAAGGATGCCGTTTTAG
- a CDS encoding aconitate hydratase, with amino-acid sequence MAFDLDMIKKVYDRYSTRIEAARKATGKSLTLTEKILYAHLSEGDAKTAFGRGVDYVDFAPDRVAMQDATAQMALLQFMQAGRPQVAVPSTVHCDHLIQAKIGAVEDLHTAVDINKEVYDFLASVSDKYGIGFWKAGAGIIHQVVLENYAFPGGMMIGTDSHTPNAGGLGMIAIGVGGADACDVMAGLPWELKFPKLIGVKLTGKLSGWTSAKDVILKVAGILTVKGGTGAIVEYFGEGAQSLSATGKGTICNMGAEIGATTSIFGYDAKQAAYLRGTKRAEIADAADAIAQHLTGDPEVYANPAQYFDQVIEINLSELEPHVNGPFTPDLAWPISKFATAVKENGWPAKLEVGLIGSCTNSSYEDITRAASIATQAINKNLKAKAEYTVTPGSELVRYTVERDGYLDTFEKIGGVVLANACGPCIGQWARHTDDPTRKNSIITSFNRNFAKRQDGNPNTHAFVASPEIVTAFAIAGDLTFNPLTDYLTNEAGERVKLDEPQGIEMPVKGYAVEDAGYQAPAADGSAVSVIVDPKSARLQLLDPFKPWEGTDITGLKLLIKAKGKCTTDHISMAGPWLKFRGHLDNISNNMLIGAINYFNNTADSVKNELTGQYGPVPATQRDYKAHGIGTVVVGDENYGEGSSREHAAMEPRHLGVRAILVKSFARIHETNLKKQGMLAITFADPADYEKIQEDDVIDITGLTTFAPDRQLNVVLHHANGTTESFPVNHTYNAQQIEWFKAGGALNIIRAQMAK; translated from the coding sequence ATGGCTTTTGATTTAGATATGATCAAAAAGGTTTACGACCGTTACAGCACCCGTATTGAGGCTGCGCGTAAGGCTACTGGTAAATCACTTACTTTAACCGAGAAAATTTTATACGCCCACCTTTCCGAAGGCGATGCTAAAACAGCTTTTGGCCGTGGTGTGGATTATGTTGACTTTGCACCCGATCGTGTGGCGATGCAGGATGCTACGGCCCAAATGGCGCTGCTGCAGTTTATGCAGGCTGGCCGCCCGCAGGTTGCTGTACCTTCAACCGTGCATTGCGATCACCTTATACAGGCTAAAATTGGCGCTGTTGAGGATTTGCACACCGCCGTTGATATTAACAAAGAGGTTTATGATTTCCTGGCCTCGGTATCAGACAAATATGGTATCGGTTTCTGGAAAGCAGGTGCAGGTATTATCCACCAGGTAGTGTTAGAGAACTATGCTTTCCCGGGTGGTATGATGATCGGTACCGACTCACATACCCCTAACGCGGGTGGTTTGGGTATGATCGCCATTGGTGTTGGCGGTGCCGATGCTTGCGATGTAATGGCCGGACTGCCATGGGAACTAAAATTCCCTAAACTGATTGGTGTAAAACTAACCGGTAAATTATCGGGCTGGACATCGGCCAAAGACGTTATTTTGAAAGTTGCCGGTATCCTTACCGTAAAAGGTGGTACAGGCGCTATTGTTGAATATTTTGGCGAAGGCGCGCAATCGCTTTCGGCTACCGGTAAAGGTACCATTTGTAATATGGGTGCCGAAATTGGCGCGACCACATCGATATTTGGCTATGATGCTAAACAAGCCGCCTACCTGCGTGGTACCAAACGCGCTGAAATAGCCGACGCTGCCGATGCGATTGCCCAGCACTTAACCGGCGATCCGGAGGTTTACGCAAATCCGGCGCAATACTTTGACCAGGTGATTGAAATTAACCTGAGCGAACTGGAGCCACATGTAAACGGTCCGTTCACCCCGGATCTGGCTTGGCCTATATCTAAATTTGCTACCGCTGTTAAAGAAAACGGCTGGCCTGCAAAATTAGAAGTAGGTTTAATCGGCTCATGTACCAACTCATCATATGAGGATATTACCCGTGCGGCATCTATCGCTACACAGGCTATCAATAAAAACCTGAAAGCTAAAGCAGAGTATACCGTAACTCCAGGTTCGGAATTAGTGCGCTATACTGTTGAACGCGATGGCTATTTAGATACTTTTGAAAAAATTGGCGGTGTAGTATTGGCCAACGCTTGCGGCCCTTGTATCGGTCAGTGGGCGCGCCATACTGATGACCCTACCCGCAAAAACTCTATCATTACCTCATTCAACCGTAACTTTGCTAAACGCCAGGATGGTAACCCTAACACGCATGCCTTCGTAGCATCGCCAGAGATTGTTACCGCTTTCGCGATAGCAGGCGATCTGACCTTTAACCCCCTTACCGATTACCTGACCAACGAAGCAGGCGAGCGTGTAAAACTGGATGAGCCACAAGGCATTGAAATGCCGGTAAAAGGTTACGCTGTTGAAGATGCAGGTTACCAGGCACCAGCGGCCGATGGCAGCGCAGTAAGCGTAATTGTCGATCCAAAATCGGCACGTTTGCAATTGCTTGATCCGTTTAAACCTTGGGAAGGTACCGATATTACAGGTCTAAAGCTGTTAATTAAGGCTAAAGGTAAATGTACTACCGACCACATATCTATGGCTGGCCCATGGTTGAAATTCCGTGGTCACCTGGACAACATCAGTAATAACATGCTGATAGGCGCCATTAACTACTTTAACAATACTGCCGATAGCGTTAAGAACGAACTGACAGGTCAATACGGCCCGGTACCGGCCACTCAGCGCGATTATAAGGCGCATGGTATTGGTACAGTAGTAGTAGGCGACGAGAACTACGGCGAAGGCTCATCACGCGAGCATGCAGCTATGGAACCACGTCACCTGGGTGTGCGTGCCATACTGGTAAAATCATTTGCCCGTATCCACGAAACCAACCTGAAAAAACAGGGTATGCTTGCCATCACCTTTGCCGACCCTGCCGACTACGAAAAGATCCAGGAGGACGATGTGATCGATATTACCGGTTTAACCACCTTCGCACCTGACAGGCAGCTTAATGTAGTATTGCACCACGCCAATGGCACAACTGAAAGCTTCCCGGTTAACCACACCTATAATGCACAACAAATAGAATGGTTTAAAGCCGGCGGCGCGCTGAATATCATTCGTGCGCAAATGGCTAAGTAA